The following are from one region of the Hyla sarda isolate aHylSar1 chromosome 6, aHylSar1.hap1, whole genome shotgun sequence genome:
- the PRG4 gene encoding proteoglycan 4 isoform X2, producing MKIYSAPLILFFIISVPSVSSQSEGTCVGRCGQGYVRSDPCHCDYNCMSYLECCTDYKKVCTTEGSCKGRCHEGFIRGQACDCDPTCERFGRCCSDYKEHCVKPTEPPQTPPPSRDRTDPDERDKPLKPTKKPKDRIPEDIPEDPNRTPKDKHNKSKKPKTPKDGDDDPESRPKEPTPDDKDKNPKKPKGTGDDPDDPNSPPKAPNQRDPDDGNKPRKPKGKDGDDPDGTGKPPKRPNPKDKKKPKETSSLEIEENIEERSDANNANREDSRSLSNQRSTRKRSPARKKPKRLGDDTDDPDDDGRPRKPKSPKEKEGVDPDNRGKPPKNDAPEDPSPSDKGKKKPNPNSPNRKKDRPTDEDDEPSKPGKGKNPKRKPNTKAISKIKKKVDSEEERQETVESEFQSSSQSSSSHSRSKSTSRRLTGKNKKNLLDKKKKFPEDPPEDPLMPPKKRKDKDSPLTPEPTFPDEGSGDNGSGMDFLPTTTPTRTLMVNSTTAASPTTAETNSTKETINATTSPTGNPDVTSDKAKPTTASILPTKEEPEKTTNVMKASTQSPTTEDITTAKSTSTDTPQSKDTKHTTAMNEMEASDIVTHSTVAGNINDVTTIPSQDEGSKINTRTSATSPPILTKIATTETIDGKYGIESTSNTDILLNDETHDEINKETSPYPISKDITAESTARTSTIVESSTESIRATPEDSRTLEPRVVSLEATSSLTENLVTLPTIHSTEENKSSPPPAHSTVTTDLCPTCTDPCPTCTESKNSIIPTENNANKMLSTLVPTEPSQDSKTEIDKNTPRDEKTIPPDTMDTIETFPTGKPTVQSTAGTTAESLRKSETSSEQSRLTSEAMHLPTEKKILSTFETLKEKQTPFDITSMQTTPKQSTGQTIGTDIKSIGPTVAKTSSSMHSTEDTRESRLTSETSASTTIENKPLTEDVTSQVGTLFTTTMKVIESTTDRTAILTSINNVDSITEKTIQFSSPAMVTEDEKSTAQIHSTPLPKDFITQETPKEEAINIEETSTHSPDITVSIDVTVSPDAKPTESIYKTTYLQEGTPSIGTTSTEKLPTQDKSPVPTSVEIGEALKSTADQPTPTITTETLSEAADVQFTEKPTTSMPSTVEEDQLSTVETNKSPSVERSDPTSEDNRVTSNTEQINTMQTTDSTKQPNTDDVNSTLLPSKTTAIESASTAENIEIEKGTTATSSDPTDAAKDNTITSNAEQTITLPTTDITRQQDTEDSQSTSPTIETSAIELAMTSENMEKGTTTPSSDPTDTSKDNTIISNTAQTITLQTTDVTKPQGTDDILTTLIPTKITTIELASTAENLETGTTATSSNPTDTSTDNIITSNTAQAIILSTTEITKPQSTNYIHSTVPDSDTTAIESATTAENTETGITTSNDPTVTSKDNIITSNTAQAITLPTTDTTRQQVTKDIQSTSPAIETTAKELAMTSENMEVEKGTTTPSSDPTDTSRDNTITSNTEQTITMPTTDVTKPQGTDDILTTTIQTKITTAELATSDVNIEKGTTATSSDPTDTSKSNTAETSTSQTTDITIPQNTDDYQTTLPPSKTTANELATTVKNIELREGSTTTSSDPTDTSKDNIIRSNTAQTTTDVTKPQSTDDIQSTLLPTKITTIELATTDENIGKGTTTSSDPTDTSKDNIITSNTEQTILQTTDITKPQGTDNILTTLLPSKITTIELASTAENIEEKGSTATSSDLTDTSKDNTVTSNTEQTMTLQTTDGTKPQSTDDIQSTIIPIKITTIELVSTAENMEEGKGSTATSSDPTDTSRDNTITSNTAQTVTLPATDITKQQENDIQSTVPDSKTAAIESATTAENIEEKGSTAISSDPTDTSKDNTVTSNTEQTITLATTDVTKPQGTDDILTTLLPTKITTKELVTTAENIEKGSTEISSDPTDTSKDDRVTSNTEQTITLPTTDITKPQTTDDIQSTIIPTRITTIELVSTDENTEGKGTTTPSDSTDTSKDDTITSNTAQTITLPATDITKQQDNDIQSTVPDSKTAAIESATTAENIETGIATTSSDPTDTSKDDTITSNTEQTITLPATDITKQQDNDIQSTVPDSKTAAIESATTAENIETGIATTSSDPTDTSKDDTITSNTAQTITLPATDITKQQDNEIQSTVPDSKTADLESATTAENIETGIATTSSDPTDTSKDNIITSNTEQTITLPTTDIAKSQSTDDIQTTIIPTKITTIELVSTAENMEGKGSTAISSDPTDTSNAQQTITLQTTDITKPQGTDDIQSTLLPTKITSLELASTAENSETGTTAISSDPTDTSTDDIITSNTAQAITLPTTDITIPQSTDDRSDSDTTAIESATTDENTETGTATSSDPTDTSKDNIITSNTAQAITMPTTDITKPQSTDDIQSTLITTKITTVELASTAENIEEKVTTATSSDPTDTFKDNTVTSNAEQTITLQTTDITKPQNADDIQSTLLPTKITSIELATTEENMEVKKGTTTSSDSSPHSSSSEQALTPTTATINTKDIYSTISDTEVSVLETKTTNEIQTEGIDDTSQMPDQTPHVTMELESIASTTMQSLLVSDATEHPHGSSMHPTSLPNDIQTDILSTVSKPESDSHTVSPTGDTDYDTSKDPNEKQTINVQTIKDPTIIPLTGITDSLFHFATSDKPTPSDAPESQTTDVSPTDSLFKETNTEPLEETFSSVTAVDRVTSSVVSRETVDVSSVETSMSTVTPTEDQTSTSTDSTQSSTTLAPTETDTSSMFSSSSLDNPTPSVAGTLHTTQGPHTLGQVSKEQSESTSTDISDQPLSNVPTVSGSTGETARTINPTLSIGSSEEPMITPVGPSTVAVGTEELPLSKEQMSTITEAPMLLSTQDTQETSPVSRMSLSETSNHPFVSKENTLKYGLVTGETTADQLQTSISTIVAEEAIVTTEGADGFTTMLDRDSTADQSDSVTRNAEVSISDKTNPMTTQLSNQGEIAIDSTYTIVDMAKSTIAPTKNDTPLSTSFKLLDKLYATGGTADPSSDKPLSNMGTTISQGLHTHSTLPHTTSEIQDYEESSIGRQDLDGSTAQNVPINTASIIETIVTNTKHTSEIDTSTTYLNLHKPSFNFTVSTLKTPQDQSTTDSSGKSPTTVSQETTNSPSYSTNPVDPTKQSLPITDNATTQKSEQAQTKEITTQKEITVITETTTRISDQTTLPKITTKGPSAEAKEKITTEQPVYQTTQIPEEEPEFTTMRPRKPRPTPTKRVAIKTTTKPTGKDDIETSTKTARPTKTPKPRGYTTSRPMEPEDMEDTKTNKPTTNPYHVCDLLKDEAIKLRISDYDLKNIIQICTEMQQQYPLVSTPSPDVKQPNADDRNIPTSIPYVIPNGNPQPGARIIQIVEEINRRMNGYPMPNITGVHTYTIHRPSKWQLLFNTIKSANDPQKNLCIGQPADGMTTLQNGSMVVFRGQYFWMLNQGGVIESPRKITEVWGIPSPIDTVFTRCNCGGKTFFFKGPRYWRFTNDVVDPGYPKEIIKGFGGLSGKVTAVLPVAGFRTRPESVYFFKPSGTVQKYTFRQEQTKRCTKKKRPSVEYPVYTQRVQTVRYRYPRAIMRHRIQIHRTFSTVQQPLGLLHQETTVRQTWRGVPNNIVSAVSLPNYQKPDGFDYYVFTKDKYYNINMSSKVAVKQPPGAEQTTTKDWYKCKE from the exons atgatGCTCCCGAGGACCCATCACCTTCAGACAAAGGGAAAAAGAAGCCGAATCCCAACAGTCCAAATAGGAAAAAGGACAGGCCTACAGATGAAGATGATG AACCTTCAAAACCTGGGAAAGGAAAGAACCCTAAAAGGAAGCCAAATACAAAAgcaatttcaaaaataaaaaagaaggttGACTCTGAGGAAGAAAGACAAG AAACTGTAGAGAGTGAGTTCCAAAGTTCTTCCCAGTCATCATCCTCACATTCCAGAAGTAAATCCACTTCCAGAAGGTTAACAGGCAAAAATAAGAAAAACcttttagacaaaaaaaagaagtTCCCCG AAGATCCTCCAGAAGATCCATTGATGCCtccaaagaaaagaaaagacaaagaTTCACCTTTAACCCCTGAACCCACATTTCCAGATGAAGGCTCTGGAGACAACGGCAGCGGAATGGACTTTTTACCAACAACGACACCAACGAGGACTTTGATGGTCAACTCAACAACTGCAGCATCACCGACTACAGCAGAAACAAATTCGACTAAAGAGACAATAAATGCAACAACGTCACCAACAGGAAACCCTGATGTAACCTCAGACAAGGCAAAGCCTACTACAGCCAGTATTCTGCCAACTAAAGAAGAACCTGAGAAAACTACAAATGTGATGAAAGCCTCCACTCAAAGCCCAACAACAGAGGATATAACCACAGCAAAAAGCACATCAACAGATACGCCACAAAGTAAGGATACTAAACACACAACTGCAATGAATGAGATGGAAGCATCAGATATTGTAACACATAGTACAGTAGCTGGAAACATAAATGATGTAACCACAATTCCATCCCAAGATGAAGGATCCAAGATTAATACCAGAACCAGTGCTACAAGCCCACCGATTTTGACGAAGATTGCTACAACAGAAACAATTGATGGTAAATATGGTATAGAAAGCACATCAAATACAGACATTTTATTAAATGATGAGACGCATGATGAAATAAACAAGGAAACATCACCATATCCTATAAGTAAAGACATAACTGCAGAATCAACAGCAAGAACTTCCACAATTGTTGAAAGCAGTACAGAATCTATAAGAGCAACACCAGAAGATAGTAGAACATTAGAACCAAGAGTGGTCAGTCTAGAGGCCACATCATCGCTGACAGAAAATTTAGTAACATTGCCGACAATACATTCTACTGAAGAAAATAAATCATCCCCTCCACCAGCTCATTCTACTGTTACAACAGATCTCTGCCCAACATGCACCGATCCCTGCCCAACATGCACAGAATCAAAGAACAGCATAATTCCTACAGAAAACAATGCAAATAAAATGTTAAGCACATTGGTACCAACAGAGCCAAGTCAAGACTCAAAAACTGAAATAGACAAAAATACCCCTAGGGATGAAAAGACAATCCCGCCAGACACAATGGATACCATAGAAACATTTCCAACTGGGAAACCAACCGTACAATCCACAGCTGGGACAACAGCTGAAAGCCTCAGAAAGTCCGAAACAAGCTCAGAGCAATCTAGATTGACATCTGAGGCGATGCACCTACCAACAGAGAAGAAAATACTTTCAACATTTGAGACGTTAAAggaaaaacaaacaccatttgaTATAACATCCATGCAAACCACACCAAAACAAAGTACAGGTCAAACTATAGGAACAGATATTAAAAGCATAGGTCCAACAGTGGCTAAAACAAGCTCGAGCATGCATAGCACCGAAGATACAAGAGAGAGTAGGTTAACAAGTGAAACATCTGCAAGCACGACAATAGAAAATAAACCTTTGACAGAAGATGTTACAAGTCAAGTAGGAACTCTTTTCACCACCACCATGAAAGTGATAGAGTCTACTACAGACAGGACTGCCATTTTAACCAGTATAAATAATGTAGATTCTATTACTGAAAAGACAATACAATTTAGTTCCCCAGCAATGGTCACTGAAGATGAAAAGAGCACAGCTCAGATACACAGCACTCCACTTCCAAAGGACTTTATTACACAAGAAACACCAAAGGAAGAAGCTATAAACATAGAAGAAACTAGTACACATTCCCCAGACATCACCGTGTCTATAGATGTCACCGTTTCACCAGATGCAAAACCTACAGAGTCCATATATAAGACCACATATCTACAAGAAGGGACTCCATCAATTGGCACAACAAGCACAGAAAAGTTACCCACACAAGATAAATCACCTGTTCCTACGAGTGTAGAAATAGGGGAAGCTTTAAAGTCAACAGCAGACCAACCAACACCCACCATAACAACAGAGACTTTGTCTGAAGCTGCAGATGTACAATTTACTGAAAAGCCAACAACTTCTATGCCCTCAACTGTAGAAGAAGATCAGCTGTCAACAGTGGAGACCAATAAGTCTCCTTCAGTAGAGAGAAGTGATCCCACATCAGAGGACAATAGAGTAACATCTAACACAGAACAAATAAATACAATGCAGACCACAGATTCCACTAAACAACCAAACACTGATGATGTAAATTCAACTTTGCTGCCTAGTAAAACAACTGCTATTGAATCAGCTTCAACTGCTGAAAATATAGAAATAGAAAAAGGCACCACAGCAACATCAAGTGATCCTACAGATGCAGCTAAAGACAATACAATAACATCTAATGCAGAACAAACAATTACATTGCCAACCACAGACATCACTAGACAACAAGACACCGAAGACAGCCAGTCAACTTCACCTACCATTGAAACATCTGCAATAGAATTAGCAATGACTTCTGAAAATATGGAAAAAGGCACCACAACACCATCAAGTGATCCTACAGATACATCTAAAGACAATACAATAATATCTAATACAGCGCAAACAATTACATTACAGACCACAGATGTTACTAAACCACAAGGCACAGATGATATACTGACAACTTTAATCCCCACTAAAATAACTACAATAGAATTAGCGTCAACTGCTGAAAATTTAGAAACAGGCACCACAGCAACATCAAGCAATCCTACAGATACATCTACAGACAATATAATAACATCTAACACAGCACAAGCAATTATATTGTCAACCACAGAGATCACTAAACCACAAAGCACAAATTATATACACTCGACTGTACCAGACAGTGATACAACTGCAATTGAATCAGCGACAACTGCTGAAAATACAGAAACAGGCATCACAACATCAAATGATCCTACAGTTACATCAAAAGACAATATAATAACATCTAATACAGCACAAGCAATAACATTGCCAACCACAGACACCACTAGACAACAAGTCACCAAAGACATCCAGTCAACTTCACCTGCCATTGAAACAACTGCAAAAGAATTAGCAATGACTTCTGAAAATATGGAAGTAGAAAAAGGCACCACAACACCATCAAGCGATCCTACAGATACATCTAGAGACAATACAATAACGTCTAATACAGAGCAAACAATAACAATGCCAACTACAGATGTCACTAAACCACAAGGCACAGATGATATACTGACAACTACAATCCAAACTAAAATAACTACAGCAGAATTAGCCACATCTGATGTAAATATAGAAAAAGGCACCACAGCAACATCGAGTGACCCTACAGATACATCAAAATCTAACACAGCAGAAACAAGTACATCACAAACCACAGACATCACTATACCACAAAACACTGATGACTACCAGACAACTTTGCCCCCTAGTAAAACAACTGCAAATGAATTAGCTACAACTGTGAAAAATATAGAATTAAGAGAAGGTAGCACAACAACATCAAGTGATCCTACGGATACATCTAAAGACAATATAATAAGATCTAATACAGCACAAACAACCACAGATGTCACTAAACCACAAAGCACTGATGATATACAGTCAACTTTACTCCCCACTAAAATAACTACAATAGAATTAGCAACAACTGATGAAAATATAGGAAAAGGCACCACAACATCAAGTGATCCCACAGATACATCTAAAGACAATATAATAACATCTAATACAGAACAAACAATATTACAGACCACAGACATCACTAAACCACAAGGCACAGATAATATACTGACAACTTTACTCCCCAGTAAAATAACTACAATAGAATTAGCGTCAACTGCTGAAAATATAGAAGAAAAAGGCAGCACAGCAACATCAAGTGATCTTACAGATACATCTAAAGACAATACAGTAACATCTAATACAGAGCAAACAATGACATTACAGACCACAGATGGCACTAAACCACAAAGCACAGATGATATACAGTCAACTATAATTCCCATTAAAATAACTACAATAGAATTAGTGTCAACTGCTGAAAACATGGAAGAAGGAAAAGGTAGCACAGCAACATCAAGTGATCCTACAGATACATCCAGAGACAACACAATAACATCTAATACAGCACAAACAGTTACATTGCCAGCCACAGACATCACTAAACAACAAGAAAACGATATACAATCAACTGTACCAGACAGTAAAACAGCTGCCATAGAATCAGCGACAACCGCTGAAAATATAGAAGAAAAAGGCAGCACAGCAATATCAAGTGATCCTACAGATACATCAAAAGACAATACAGTAACATCTAATACAGAGCAAACAATTACATTGGCAACTACAGATGTCACTAAACCACAAGGCACAGATGATATACTGACAACTTTACTCCCCACTAAAATAACTACAAAAGAATTAGTGACAACTGCTGAAAATATAGAAAAAGGCAGCACAGAAATATCAAGTGATCCTACAGATACATCTAAAGATGATAGAGTGACATCTAATACAGAGCAAACAATTACATTGCCAACTACAGACATCACTAAACCACAAACCACAGATGATATACAGTCAACTATAATTCCCACTAGAATAACTACAATAGAATTAGTGTCAACTGATGAAAATACAGAAGGAAAAGGGACCACAACACCAAGTGATTCTACAGATACATCCAAAGACGACACAATAACATCTAATACAGCACAAACAATTACATTGCCAGCCACAGACATCACTAAACAACAAGACAATGATATACAGTCAACTGTACCAGACAGTAAAACAGCTGCCATAGAATCAGCGACAACTGCTGAAAATATAGAAACAGGCATCGCAACAACATCAAGTGATCCTACAGATACATCCAAAGACGACACAATAACATCTAATACAGAGCAAACAATTACATTGCCAGCCACAGACATCACTAAACAACAAGACAATGATATACAGTCAACTGTACCAGACAGTAAAACAGCTGCCATAGAATCAGCGACAACTGCTGAAAATATAGAAACAGGCATCGCAACAACATCAAGTGATCCTACAGATACATCCAAAGACGACACAATAACATCTAATACAGCACAAACAATTACATTGCCAGCCACAGACATCACTAAACAACAAGACAATGAAATACAGTCAACTGTACCAGACAGTAAAACAGCTGACTTAGAATCAGCGACAACTGCTGAAAATATAGAAACAGGCATCGCAACAACATCAAGTGATCCTACAGATACATCAAAAGACAATATAATAACATCTAATACAGAGCAAACAATTACATTGCCAACTACAGACATAGCTAAATCACAAAGCACAGATGATATACAGACAACTATAATCCCCACTAAAATAACTACAATAGAATTAGTTTCAACTGCTGaaaacatggaaggaaaaggtagcACAGCAATATCAAGTGATCCTACAGATACATCTAATGCACAACAAACAATTACATTACAGACCACAGACATCACTAAACCCCAAGGCACAGATGATATACAGTCAACTTTACTCCCAACTAAAATAACTTCATTAGAATTAGCATCAACTGCTGAAAATTCAGAAACAGGCACCACGGCAATATCAAGTGATCCCACAGATACATCTACAGACGATATAATAACATCTAACACAGCGCAAGCAATTACATTGCCAACCACAGACATCACTATACCACAAAGCACAGATGATAGATCAGACAGTGATACAACTGCAATAGAATCAGCGACAACTGATGAAAATACAGAAACAGGCACCGCAACATCAAGTGATCCTACAGATACATCAAAAGACAATATAATAACATCTAACACAGCACAAGCAATAACAATGCCAACCACAGACATCACTAAACCACAAAGCACAGATGATATACAGTCAACTCTAATTACAACTAAAATAACTACAGTAGAATTAGCATCAACTGCTGAAAATATAGAAGAAAAAGTCACCACAGCAACATCAAGTGATCCTACAGATACATTTAAAGACAATACAGTAACATCTAATGCAGAACAAACAATTACTTTACAGACCACAGATATCACTAAACCACAAAACGCAGATGATATACAGTCAACTTTGCTCCCCACAAAAATAACCTCAATAGAATTAGCCACAACTGAGGAAAATATGGAAGTAAAGAAAGGCACGACAACATCAAGTGATAGTAGTCCTCATTCATCTTCTAGTGAGCAAGCACTAACTCCTACTACAGCTACAATAAACACTAAAGATATTTATAGCACAATATCTGACACAGAAGTTTCTGTTTTAGAAACCAAAACGACAAATGAAATACAGACAGAAGGAATAGATGACACCTCCCAAATGCCAGATCAAACCCCACATGTTACAATGGAGCTGGAAAGCATAGCCAGCACCACCATGCAATCCCTGTTGGTGTCAGATGCTACAGAGCACCCTCATGGTAGCTCTATGCACCCTACTTCCTTGCCCAATGACATACAGACAGATATTTTATCAACAGTGTCTAAACCAGAATCCGATAGTCATACAGTATCACCTACCGGTGACACGGATTATGATACTTCAAAAGATCCCAATGAGAAACAAACAATAAATGTACAAACTATAAAAGACCCAACAATTATACCCTTAACAGGAATTACAGATAGTCTATTTCATTTTGCTACATCAGACAAACCAACACCATCGGATGCCCCAGAATCCCAAACGACAGATGTGTCACCTACAGATTCATTGTTTAAAGAAACAAATACTGAACCTCTAGAAGAAACATTTTCTAGTGTAACAGCAGTTGATAGAGTCACAtctagtgtagtgtccagagaaaCAGTAGACGTCTCTTCTGTAGAGACATCAATGTCCACGGTAACACCCACCGAAGACCAGACGAGTACATCTACTGACAGTACGCAATCTTCAACAACTTTAGCCCCTACAGAAACAGACACGAGTAGCATGTTCAGTTCTTCTTCACTTGATAATCCAACACCTTCAGTGGCTGGAACACTACACACGACACAAGGGCCACACACTCTGGGTCAGGTCAGTAAAGAGCAGTCTGAGAGTACATCTACAGATATCAGTGACCAGCCATTATCCAATGTCCCCACGGTTAGTGGATCAACGGGAGAGACAGCAAGGACTATTAATCCTACTTTATCCATTGGGTCCAGTGAGGAACCTATGATAACCCCTGTTGGACCTAGCACAGTAGCAGTAGGTACTGAAGAATTGCCATTAAGTAAAGAACAGATGTCAACAATTACTGAAGCTCCTATGTTGCTTAGCACCCAAGACACTCAAGAAACAAGCCCAGTTTCAAGAATGTCGTTGTCAGAAACAAGCAACCATCCATTTGTGTCAAAGGAAAATACTCTCAAGTATGGGTTGGTTACAGGGGAGACCACAGCAGACCAGCTGCAAACTAGCATCTCCACAATAGTTGCAGAAGAAGCCATTGTTACTACTGAGGGTGCTGATGGCTTTACTACCATGTTGGATAGAGATTCAACTGCTGACCAGTCAGATTCTGTGACCAGAAATGCAGAAGTTTCAATAAGTGATAAAACCAATCCTATGACAACACAGCTCAGCAACCAAGGAGAAATAGCTATTGACTCCACTTATACAATCGTAGACATGGCAAAATCCACCATAGCCCCAACCAAGAATGATACACCGCTTTCCACATCTTTTAAATTGTTAGACAAACTTTATGCAACTGGAGGAACTGCAGATCCTTCTAGTGACAAGCCTTTGTCTAATATGGGTACCACTATATCACAGGGTTTACATACACATTCAACGCTTCCTCATACCACAAGTGAAATACAAGACTATGAGGAAAGCAGTATAGGTAGGCAAGATTTAGATGGTAGTACTGCACAAAATGTGCCTATAAATACAGCCTCAATAATTGAGACTATTGTTACAAATACTAAGCACACAAGTGAAATAGATACAAGCACCACATATCTGAATTTACACAAACCTTCTTTTAATTTTACAGTGAGCACTTTGAAAACTCCTCAAGATCAAAGCACAACAGATTCTAGTGGTAAATCCCCTACAACAGTCTCACAGGAAACAACCAATTCCCCGTCCTATAGTACCAATCCAGTGGATCCAACAAAACAATCACTTCCGATCACTGATAACG CTACTACTCAGAAAAGTGAACAAGCACAAACAAAGGAAATTACAACCCAAAAGGAAATTACAGTCATAACAGAAACAACCACAAGGATTTCAGATCAGACTACTTTACCAAAAATCACCACTAAAGGGCCAAGTGCTGAAGCAAAGGAAAAAATAACAACTGAGCAACCTGTTTATCAGACAACACAAATACCTGAAGAGGAGCCTGAGTTTACTACAATGAGACCTAGAAAACCAAGACCAACTCCAACCAAAAGAGTTGCGATAAAGACAACAACTAAACCTACAGGTAAAGATGACATTGAGACCTCCACCAAGACTGCACGCCCAACAAAAACACCAAAGCCTAGAGGTTATACTACAAGCAGGCCAATGGAACCTGAAGACATGGAAGATACTAAAACCAACAAACCTACAACTAACCCATATCATGTTTGTGACTTGCTTAAAGATGAAGCAATCAAATTGAGAATATCAGATTACGACCTCAAAAATATCATCCAGATATGTACAGAGATGCAGCAACAATATCCACTTGTAAGTACACCCTCTCCAGACGTAAAGCAGCCTAATGCAGATGATAGGAACATTCCCACCAGCATCCCATATGTGATACCCAACGGGAATCCACAACCAGGAGCAAGAATTATTCAGATTGTGGAAGAAATAAATCGGAGGATGAATGGTTACCCAATGCCAAATATAACAGGAGTGCATACCTACACTATACATAGGCCATCAAAATGGCAACTGCTATTTAATACAATCAAAAGCGCAAATG ACCcacagaaaaatttgtgcattggGCAGCCAGCAGATGGGATGACTACTCTGCAGAATGGATCTATGGTGGTGTTTCGAG GTCAATACTTTTGGATGTTAAATCAAGGAGGTGTGATAGAAAGTCCGCGGAAAATTACTGAAGTATGGGGCATCCCATCGCCAATTGATACAGTATTTACTAGATGTAACTGTGGTGGCAAAACCTTCTTTTTTAAG GGTCCCCGTTATTGGCGTTTTACCAATGATGTTGTGGACCCAGGTTATCCAAAAGAAATCATTAAAGGGTTTGGTGGACTCAGTGGGAAGGTGACTGCTGTACTACCCGTTGCTGGATTTAGAACAAGACCAGAATCAGTCTATTTTTTCAAACCAA GTGGTACTGTTCAAAAATACACATTCCGTCAGGAACAAACCAAACGGTGCACAAAGAAGAAGCGCCCTAGTGTTGAATACCCCGTCTACACACAAAGAGTTCAGACAGTAAGGTATCGGTATCCACGTGCTATAATGAGACATCGGATCCAGATACATCGGACGTTTTCTACTGTCCAGCAGCCTCTAG GTCTACTCCATCAAGAGACTACAGTACGTCAAACCTGGAGAGGTGTTCCCAATAACATTGTGTCTGCTGTATCACTGCCAAATTATCAGAAGCCAGATGGTTTTGACTATTATGTCTTCACTAAAG ACAAATACTACAACATCAACATGTCAAGCAAAGTAGCAGTGAAGCAGCCACCTGGCGCTGAGCAGACAACTACAAAGGACTGGTACAAGTGTAAAGAATGA